In a single window of the Populus alba chromosome 16, ASM523922v2, whole genome shotgun sequence genome:
- the LOC118045924 gene encoding TSL-kinase interacting protein 1 isoform X2 yields MEARVSLDSEQQLLQNGSIQDGDSGVTSSTPDCVETRQPEKRPTRQWAAWTRQEEESFFTALRQVGKNFEKITHHVQSKNKDQVRHYYYRLVRRMNKLLGPGLCLDAKNSKDTNAAMLRWWSLLEKYSCKASKLHLKPRRFKIFIEALENQLLKDQRKNVRKRSSQGENGSPTTPSIITNQNRAAVHDTRTVKLVIVDSQNIQKLGGKGSLKRNVNMGVVRNNNKGDSTAMKPARQRRKPAAYKKWEKAAIAGVSLVADAAEHLERTATDKEDEHDQGKKGLDPVEKLLPHFHPSLRCVESNALTNMKLKLQLFPIDDGTRRALEMDKHNPHLELTLSTRKKISSVLEHLNRKWGDSTVASGELMLFPYGVNRENLVGYQRWTQDSLVSAADVYFSIGSPPVFRLRYGWFSNVNFASVTLQAPSTYSCLPVGGNEKEQTMDSVSTAEPSTSDQFEKPENPCRDCPTSENNNHASILHSAGVTNENNEFVATGPRNNLVKSFDPAANISLHRKETDDRTNTQQLEDVDGLRLSNVNPLSAGEWADSLTNVGIGDLLSELPHVANHNCIEPLIVQSNQCLQEIPFSCDSFDAAIAAHISRHQGKMGFHSTVTSHTSSIWDGEETCDAFAFQKNHSLRKEVTTSSAVASPRVSKQIDRTSSIASSAFLEELPVIEGPNDYPTGGDPMDECSSDSQVVSNQVRDFNGLTDIYWPDSLGLLDLDIPSSKYHTEDLILSDSLGGLNHLIASSLDAFQNCSFFGLNKKDSISTVEARETTSFSDFKISGGV; encoded by the exons ATGGAGGCACGGGTCTCCTTGGACTCTGAGCAACAGCTTCTTCAAAATGGTTCAATTCAGGATGGAGATTCTGGTGTAACATCATCTACTCCGGATTGTGTTGAGACACGGCAGCCTG AGAAAAGACCAACACGGCAATGGGCTGCTTGGACACGTCAAGAAGAGGAAAGTTTTTTCACTGCATTACGACAAGTTGGCAAG AACTTTGAGAAAATTACTCACCATGTTCAAAGTAAAAACAAGGATCAG GTCAGGCACTATTACTATCGTCTTGTGAGGCGCATGAACAAATTGCTGGGCCCAGGATTGTGCCTAGATGCAAAAAACTCTAAAGATACAAATGCTGCAATGCTCCGATG GTGGTCTTTATTGGAAAAGTATAGTTGCAAAGCCTCAAAGCTTCACCTAAAACCACGAAGGTTTAAGATATTTATAGAAGCTCTG GAGAACCAACTCTTGAAAGATCAAAGGAAGAATGTAAGGAAAAGGTCTTCACAGGGGGAAAATGGTTCTCCAACAACTCCTAGCATTATCACTAATCAGAATAGAGCAGCGGTGCATGATACTCGTACTGTTAAACTTGTTATTGTTGATAGTCAAAACATCCAAAAATTAGGTGGAAAGGGATCATTGAAGCGCAATGTTAATATGGGGGTTGTCCGTAACAACAATAAAGGAGACTCAACTGCAATGAAACCTGCAAGGCAAAGGCGAAAACCAG CTGCATATAAAAAATGGGAAAAGGCTGCAATTGCTGGAGTTTCTTTGGTAGCCGATGCTGCTGAGCATTTGGAACGGACAGCCACTGATAAAGAGGATGAACATGACCAAG GGAAAAAGGGTCTTGATCCTGTCGAAAAACTTCTTCCGCATTTTCATCCTTCGCTTCGTTGTGTTGAGAGTAATGCACTCACTAATATGAAGCTTAAGCTTCAATTGTTCCCAATTGATGATGGTACTCGAAGAGCCCTAGAAATG GATAAGCATAATCCACACCTGGAGCTCACTCTTAGCACTCGAAAAAAGATATCATCAGTACTGGAACATTTAAACCGGAAATGGGGTGATTCTACTGTAGCATCTGGAGAACTAATGCTTTTCCCTTACGGTGTTAATAGAGAGAACCTGGTGGGTTATCAAAGATGGACACAGGACTCACTTGTCAGTGCAGCCGATGTATACTTTTCAATTGGCAGTCCTCCAGTGTTTCGCTTGAG GTATGGCTGGTTTTCCAATGTCAACTTCGCTTCTGTAACATTGCAAGCACCTTCAACATATAGTTGCCTTCCAGTTGGAGGAAATGAGAAGGAGCAGACTATGGATTCTGTATCCACAGCTGAGCCCTCTACCAGTGATCAGTTTGAGAAACCTGAGAATCCCTGTAGGGATTGCCCAACTTCAGAGAACAATAATCATGCTTCTATACTTCATTCTGCAGGAGTGACCAATGAGAATAATGAGTTCGTTGCCACAGGACCCAGAAATAATCTGGTGAAGTCCTTTGATCCTGCAGCAAACATATCCTTGCATAGAAAGGAGACTGATGATAGGACTAACACGCAACAATTGGAAGATGTG GATGGCTTGAGATTGAGCAATGTAAATCCGCTGTCTGCTGGGGAGTGGGCTGATAGCCTTACCAATGTTGGCATTGGAGATCTACTATCAGAATTACCTCATGTAGCAAATCATAACTGCATCGAACCACTTATAGTTCAAAGCAATCAATGCCTTCAGGAGATCCCATTCAGCTGTGATTCATTTGATGCAGCAATTGCTGCACATATCTCAAGACATCAAGGCAAAATGGGATTTCATTCCACAGTCACATCCCATACATCTTCTATCTGGGATGGTGAAGAGACATGTGAtgcttttgcttttcaaaagaATCATTCTTTACGTAAGGAAGTTACTACTTCATCTGCTGTTGCTTCTCCACGGGTCAGCAAACAGATAGACAGAACAAGCTCTATTGCATCCAGTGCCTTTCTTGAG GAGTTGCCTGTTATTGAAGGGCCTAATGATTATCCTACTGGTGGAGACCCTATGGACGAATGCTCATCTGATTCACAAGTTGTGTCCAATCAAGTAAGGGATTTCAATGGGCTAACAGATATCTATTGG CCAGACTCGTTAGGGCTATTAGATCTGGATATACCATCCTCCAAATATCATACTGAAGATTTGATTTTAAGTGATAGCCTTGGTGGTTTGAACCATCTGATAGCCAGCAGCTTGGATGCATTTCAAAATTGCTCCTTTTTCGGGCTAAACAAGAAAGATTCGATTTCAACAGTTGAGGCTCGAGAAACTACCTCATTTTCAGATTTTAAAATCAGCGGGGGGGTTTGA
- the LOC118045924 gene encoding TSL-kinase interacting protein 1 isoform X1, protein MEARVSLDSEQQLLQNGSIQDGDSGVTSSTPDCVETRQPEKRPTRQWAAWTRQEEESFFTALRQVGKNFEKITHHVQSKNKDQVRHYYYRLVRRMNKLLGPGLCLDAKNSKDTNAAMLRWWSLLEKYSCKASKLHLKPRRFKIFIEALENQLLKDQRKNVRKRSSQGENGSPTTPSIITNQNRAAVHDTRTVKLVIVDSQNIQKLGGKGSLKRNVNMGVVRNNNKGDSTAMKPARQRRKPVSSAAYKKWEKAAIAGVSLVADAAEHLERTATDKEDEHDQGKKGLDPVEKLLPHFHPSLRCVESNALTNMKLKLQLFPIDDGTRRALEMDKHNPHLELTLSTRKKISSVLEHLNRKWGDSTVASGELMLFPYGVNRENLVGYQRWTQDSLVSAADVYFSIGSPPVFRLRYGWFSNVNFASVTLQAPSTYSCLPVGGNEKEQTMDSVSTAEPSTSDQFEKPENPCRDCPTSENNNHASILHSAGVTNENNEFVATGPRNNLVKSFDPAANISLHRKETDDRTNTQQLEDVDGLRLSNVNPLSAGEWADSLTNVGIGDLLSELPHVANHNCIEPLIVQSNQCLQEIPFSCDSFDAAIAAHISRHQGKMGFHSTVTSHTSSIWDGEETCDAFAFQKNHSLRKEVTTSSAVASPRVSKQIDRTSSIASSAFLEELPVIEGPNDYPTGGDPMDECSSDSQVVSNQVRDFNGLTDIYWPDSLGLLDLDIPSSKYHTEDLILSDSLGGLNHLIASSLDAFQNCSFFGLNKKDSISTVEARETTSFSDFKISGGV, encoded by the exons ATGGAGGCACGGGTCTCCTTGGACTCTGAGCAACAGCTTCTTCAAAATGGTTCAATTCAGGATGGAGATTCTGGTGTAACATCATCTACTCCGGATTGTGTTGAGACACGGCAGCCTG AGAAAAGACCAACACGGCAATGGGCTGCTTGGACACGTCAAGAAGAGGAAAGTTTTTTCACTGCATTACGACAAGTTGGCAAG AACTTTGAGAAAATTACTCACCATGTTCAAAGTAAAAACAAGGATCAG GTCAGGCACTATTACTATCGTCTTGTGAGGCGCATGAACAAATTGCTGGGCCCAGGATTGTGCCTAGATGCAAAAAACTCTAAAGATACAAATGCTGCAATGCTCCGATG GTGGTCTTTATTGGAAAAGTATAGTTGCAAAGCCTCAAAGCTTCACCTAAAACCACGAAGGTTTAAGATATTTATAGAAGCTCTG GAGAACCAACTCTTGAAAGATCAAAGGAAGAATGTAAGGAAAAGGTCTTCACAGGGGGAAAATGGTTCTCCAACAACTCCTAGCATTATCACTAATCAGAATAGAGCAGCGGTGCATGATACTCGTACTGTTAAACTTGTTATTGTTGATAGTCAAAACATCCAAAAATTAGGTGGAAAGGGATCATTGAAGCGCAATGTTAATATGGGGGTTGTCCGTAACAACAATAAAGGAGACTCAACTGCAATGAAACCTGCAAGGCAAAGGCGAAAACCAG TCTCATCAGCTGCATATAAAAAATGGGAAAAGGCTGCAATTGCTGGAGTTTCTTTGGTAGCCGATGCTGCTGAGCATTTGGAACGGACAGCCACTGATAAAGAGGATGAACATGACCAAG GGAAAAAGGGTCTTGATCCTGTCGAAAAACTTCTTCCGCATTTTCATCCTTCGCTTCGTTGTGTTGAGAGTAATGCACTCACTAATATGAAGCTTAAGCTTCAATTGTTCCCAATTGATGATGGTACTCGAAGAGCCCTAGAAATG GATAAGCATAATCCACACCTGGAGCTCACTCTTAGCACTCGAAAAAAGATATCATCAGTACTGGAACATTTAAACCGGAAATGGGGTGATTCTACTGTAGCATCTGGAGAACTAATGCTTTTCCCTTACGGTGTTAATAGAGAGAACCTGGTGGGTTATCAAAGATGGACACAGGACTCACTTGTCAGTGCAGCCGATGTATACTTTTCAATTGGCAGTCCTCCAGTGTTTCGCTTGAG GTATGGCTGGTTTTCCAATGTCAACTTCGCTTCTGTAACATTGCAAGCACCTTCAACATATAGTTGCCTTCCAGTTGGAGGAAATGAGAAGGAGCAGACTATGGATTCTGTATCCACAGCTGAGCCCTCTACCAGTGATCAGTTTGAGAAACCTGAGAATCCCTGTAGGGATTGCCCAACTTCAGAGAACAATAATCATGCTTCTATACTTCATTCTGCAGGAGTGACCAATGAGAATAATGAGTTCGTTGCCACAGGACCCAGAAATAATCTGGTGAAGTCCTTTGATCCTGCAGCAAACATATCCTTGCATAGAAAGGAGACTGATGATAGGACTAACACGCAACAATTGGAAGATGTG GATGGCTTGAGATTGAGCAATGTAAATCCGCTGTCTGCTGGGGAGTGGGCTGATAGCCTTACCAATGTTGGCATTGGAGATCTACTATCAGAATTACCTCATGTAGCAAATCATAACTGCATCGAACCACTTATAGTTCAAAGCAATCAATGCCTTCAGGAGATCCCATTCAGCTGTGATTCATTTGATGCAGCAATTGCTGCACATATCTCAAGACATCAAGGCAAAATGGGATTTCATTCCACAGTCACATCCCATACATCTTCTATCTGGGATGGTGAAGAGACATGTGAtgcttttgcttttcaaaagaATCATTCTTTACGTAAGGAAGTTACTACTTCATCTGCTGTTGCTTCTCCACGGGTCAGCAAACAGATAGACAGAACAAGCTCTATTGCATCCAGTGCCTTTCTTGAG GAGTTGCCTGTTATTGAAGGGCCTAATGATTATCCTACTGGTGGAGACCCTATGGACGAATGCTCATCTGATTCACAAGTTGTGTCCAATCAAGTAAGGGATTTCAATGGGCTAACAGATATCTATTGG CCAGACTCGTTAGGGCTATTAGATCTGGATATACCATCCTCCAAATATCATACTGAAGATTTGATTTTAAGTGATAGCCTTGGTGGTTTGAACCATCTGATAGCCAGCAGCTTGGATGCATTTCAAAATTGCTCCTTTTTCGGGCTAAACAAGAAAGATTCGATTTCAACAGTTGAGGCTCGAGAAACTACCTCATTTTCAGATTTTAAAATCAGCGGGGGGGTTTGA